The Vicinamibacteria bacterium DNA window GTGCGCGACGGACTCCTCCGGGCTCTTGGCCTCGCCCGAGGCGAGACCCCGGAGGACGCCGCAGGCAGCTCTTGGCAAGTGCTCGTTCAGAATCCGTACAAAAGGCCGGCACTAAGAACGTCGTTCTGCATGGGGAACGCACCACTGCGGTGGTGGTTACGGTTGAAGTACGCACGCCCGGTCACCGCCTCCAACTGCGAGTGGTGGTAGAGCGTCTCCAGGCCCAGGTGCCGAACCAAAGCCACGCTGCAACCCCCGGAGAAAACCCAGCCTCTCGTATCGTCAACCTCGAAACGACGGCCCGGTAGGGCCCACCCGGGCGACACAAAGAAGCGCGACCAGTACCGACCGAAGCCCAGGTTTGCATAGGGGGTCACGCGAGTCCGGTTGCGGAAGCGCCCAAAGACGTAGAACTGTAGCCCGCGGATCTCGACGTCCCCATCCCCGGCGGTGATGGTGTGCTGGACATCACCCCAGTCCAGGGTCTTGGCTCGGGCTTGGTCGTAGGCGATCCCGGCGCCGAACGCCGATATGATCCGGTACTCTACAAAGGGATTTGGGAAGTAATGCTGCTGGGCATCAAGACCCCAGAGGCTCCCTAAGAAGTTCCCTGTCTGGTTCAGGTTGTCATACCCGTTGGCGTCCGAGCGCCGCGTGTCCTGCAGCCAGAAGTGGGTTACACGAGCCCCTGTTGTCAGGCGGTTTGCCACCCAACGACCGAAGAAGCCCGGCTGTCCGTCCGCGGCGGCCGTTTCCTCCGCTGCGACACCTGCTCGCGCACCAAGAAGGATGACGCCAGCGACGACGAACACCCGCATGCTAACCCTCACTCAGGTCGGAGTCGGCGTCCTCGACGTGCCGTTCACGCTTCCCGCGGCGTCCGCCAAACGGCGGCGGGGGTCTCGACGCTCCACATGCTTAACCTCCGGCCCTCCTGGCCCTGGCGCCCGTCATGTGGGCGAGTCAGGATGCCACGCTACCACGAAGCGACGCCGAATCAGGCCCAAGAGCCTTGGACAGCCGCTGCTCGGTCGCAACCGGGTGCTTGTTCGCGTTCGATCAGGCGCTCCAACGTCGTCCCTTGCCACGCTCGACTGAACACTCGTCAAGGTCTACCTAACTTCCTCAACATCAGCTATTTGTAGACAGACTTGGCGAACGAGTATGCTCACCGGGCCTGTAAGTCTGGGCTTCATGAGGGGCGGCCACAACCCGACCGCGTGGGTGAGCGCACCCCGGCGCGACCTTCGTGGTCAATCATCCGGCCGAAATACGTCGTCAACTCAAGACCTACACCGCCTACTACTCAGGGCTCCGGTTAAAGCCTCTTGAGGTAGAAGTGCAGAGAGTTGTTGTCTGGATAACCGTTGATGTCGTCGGTGAGACCCGGATGCGTCAGCACCTGCGTCTGATAGCCCGGTCTCGACGCCCGGGCGGTGAAAGGCACTGCCATTCTGAGGTGGTCAATGTTATAAAAGCCGTTCGACAGAGTCATCGCCCTCTTCCCTGTGTTGTATGCGCCGTCGATGATTTCAACGGTGACGTCGGGAATCGCCGTGTATTTGCCGTTGTCTTCGTAGACCTGGCCACTGAGGGGCGCAAGCACCACGGGAGGAGCGCTTGGATCGACCGCATACGAGTGTGGCGAGCTTCCATACTCGCCGGCGAATTTCGCACGGACGTAGATATTCCCTTGTCTAAGAGGAGTGACGACACCCGGCGACGTGAACACAGCAACGGGGGGATCAAGAGGTGGTGCCAAGCCGAATTCGTCGCCCGACGTGGACCAAGCCGCCAGATTCGTAACGTAGTCCGGGTACCTTAGGGCAGTGCAGTACACGTTGGGATCGAGGGCTCGTGGGAGACATGTCACCTGTACCGACGAGTGTAGGTTGAGAGAGGAAAGAGTGTAGCTCGAGGGTACCGTTGGTGCCGCTGTCCCGCACCCGACCAGCGGTAGCAACAAGGTCAAAGCACCAGCTCGGACTCTCGGCGTCTGCAAGCCTACCTTACGAAGCACCATCGTTGAAGCCACCCTTGTGCTCAGAGCACAGCCAGTGCCAATACCTTCAATCCTTCGTAGGCCCTCCCTACGAAGCCCATGAAGTAGTTGCAGTCCCGGGTACCGGGGGCCCGGTTCGCTTATCGAACAGTCTGTTCGAGATCCGAGCCGAAGCACCGAACGGTGCCCCGAAGCGGCAAACCCGATGGAGCTCTTGCTTGACGGCGCAAAGGAAGGACCCAGACACCCTCGTTGAGAACTAACGATTACTCGGCGAGTTGGCGGCTCATGTCCGCCGCGCAGCGGTTCCGTTCAAGGAGCGTTTCTGCAAAGAAGACCTGAGACCACAGAGGTCTCCCCGGTTGCCGTAAGGGACGCGCCAGAATTCTGGCACCTGCAGCCCCTCGGGAAGTTAATGGCGCTTGGCCAGCTCTGGAGGGTGACTGAACTACACGGTCATTTCAGCGCCGATGCTAGAAAGCTAAGCACAGCAGAATTGAACTCCTGTGCTTTCTCCATGTTGACGATGTGACCTGAGCCCTGGATCACGACTTCCGCTGCGCCCGGAATGCGCGCACGGAGCAGCCCGTCATGTTGCGTGGATATCAGCAACATCTCGATTGCCCACGATGACCAAGGTCGGGACCCTTATGTGCGCAGACACTCGGCGCCTACACGCCCGGATGGAAACGGAGCCCGTCCCCGGCTGAATTCCGCAAGACGCGCAAAGGGGGCCGCCCGCGGGCGGCCCCCCTCACTCAATTATCCTCGTCTTCGCGAAGTCTCAACGACCAAGCGCTGAGGCCGTGACTGGCCGCATAGAGTCTACGCCCGCTCGGGACAATGGTGAGTCCCGCAACCTCCACGTTTGGCATTCCCGGTGCCGCCTGAGTCCAGGACGTCGCGCCGTCGTCAAGCAGGACGACGCCGAAATCGGAGGCGGCGTAAAGGTCCCCGTTTGCGTCGTCGCGCACCACGGCCGTAATGGGCATGTCACCAAGGTCGTAGCTCCTGTCCGTCCAAGTCGCGGTTCCCGAGAGGGGGTCGTACACAACCTCGAACACATGGCCGGGCGTGCTGGGAGTGGAGGCGTTGAAGCCGCTGTAAGAGATCCAGGCATGGTTCGGGTTATTGGCTTTGATGTGGATCCCGGTGACATACCGGCCGGGGGAGCTCGAGACGTCAATCCGGCTGAAGGTCACGGCGGCGGCGGGTTCCCCGTCTGCATTCTTAGAGATGAACACGCGGCCCCTGGACGTGGCCGCCCAGAGCGTCGAAGTGTCGCCAGGTGCCCGCTGGACCGCGGCCAAATCGCCGCCGGCCCGGTCCCCAAACGAAGCCGCCGTGAGCCGCCCTGCGCTCCCCGGGTCGCCTAGAGGCTGCCAGTCGCCGCAGGTGACGGCGAAATCACCAGTCCACTCGTTGCAGTGCAATCGCAGGACGTCGAGTGTCATCGAGCCGAGGCCATGCGTCTTGGTCCGCCAGACGTGGCTCGTGCCGGTGAACATCGTGCCACTGACCTTGGGGTCGGAGATGATAGGCACGTAGAATTCGGCCGCCTCGCCGTTGAAGAGGGGATCCCCGATCCAGTTCCAGTCCCCCACGGCCCCATCGTTGAAGTTCACATCCGCGCCCTGACCCGCAAAAGTATGGAAGCGGAAGTGCCGATCTGCCACGTCGAAGCCGGATTGGCCACCGTCGCCGACCATTGTCTCGGTCCACTTCACATGGTTGCCGTCTGTCTCCCAGGTGCCGTTGTCTTGCGTGCCGCCTTGGACATCGTCCACGTCGAATGGGTTATAGGAGACGCTCTGGAACTGGAGCGTGGAGAGCCCCCTGTTGACGCTCTCGATGCGTGTGGGCACGCGCGAGAGGAGCTGCTGACAACGGCTGAGCGCCGGCCCGGAGAGGCCCCGCGGGAGGCAGTTGGAGGAAACATCGGCGAACTCACCACTCGCGCGAACGATACCGCCGTCGCCGGACTCGAAGAACTGAGAGGGGTTGTTGGGGTTGACCACGAGGAAGTGTTGGTCGGGATGGATACCATTGGGGTGGACGGGATCCGTCGCATCCATGGTCATGTCCGTGAAGGACACTCCCGCGTCTGTCGAGAGCACGACGCCGCGCCCGTTGGAGATCCCTCCCGTTTCACCATACTGGTAGGAGCCCCCGAGGTAGACGGTGTCCGGGTAGCCCGCAGGTGTGACGACGAAGTTGTCGTACCAGCACTGGCCGCCGCAGTAGTTGAAGGAGCCGAAACCGGAATCGGCGGGGTTGGCGCTCGTAAGGCTGGCAAAGCTCGGCACGCCCGTCGCGACATCGTCGCTCCGGAACAGCTGCGAGAACGGTGCGCCGCTCGCGCCCTCCGCAACGTACATGCGGGTCTTCCCGTTGGGCAGGGTGGTGACGGCCAGCTCCGGCCGGGTGGTCGTGGTTCCCGGGCTCAGCGAGGCCTTGATTGCCGTCCACGTTGTCCCCCCGTCGCTGGACCGCCAGACCCCACGAGCGTAGGAGCCGGCGTAGAGGATGTTGGGGTTGGAGGGATCAAAAAGCACCCGCCGGACGCCACGCGGCGAACAGGGGGTACCGTTGCCGGCCTCGGTCGCATCCCCCGTGCAGCCGGCGGTGGTAGCGGCGCCGTTGTGGATGAAGGTCCAGCTCGCACCGCCGTCCGTCGATCTGTACAAGCCCCACTTCGCCGCCCCGGGGATTATGGAGACGGCGCCGCCGCAGCAGGACGAGGACGCCCCGCGGATGGCCCGCGTGGAAGCCGCGTAGACCGTGTTCGGGTCGCCAGGCTTGATGGCTATGGTACCGACACCCCGGGCGTTGAAGACCGGCTGACCGAGAGGGCCTATCCACGTGTCGCCGCCGTCAGTCGACTTGTAAAGACCAACGCCGGCCTCGCAGCCACTGCTGCAGGCGTTCGCCTCCCCTGTACCCACCCATATCGTCTTCCCGGTGTGGTCGTTGGGGTCCACGGCGATGGACCCGATGGAGTTAATCTCGAAGGGGGTGGACAGGTACTTCCAGTGGGGGTGCTGGGCGAGAGCGTCCTTCGTGCGCCAAATCCCGCCTCCCGCCGGGCCCGCATAGAGTGTGCACTCTCCCGGCTCGCATTCCCCGGCTAGCGCCAGCGAAGTCGTCCGCCCTCCCGCCACATACTCGTTCGGGACGTAAATGGCGCTCGTGCGCAGCGCGAAGAAGGGATATACCGCATCGCTTGGGCCGATCTTGCTCCATCGCCCGCGGCGGTCCTCGCCCCTCGGGAAGCCCTTCTCCCGGTGGAACCCGTGAGAATCCCGGGCACTTTGAATCCGGTCCGCCGGGATGTCCGCGTCAGGGAAGGCGCGCTGCAGGAAGGCAGCCTCGGCCGCGGAGCCGGGGCCCTCGGGCGACTCGCCGCCGTTCGAGGGCAGCGCCTTCAACCTCTCCAAGTGGCGGGCAAGCGCCGCCGGCATGCCGTTCTCGAGAGCGAGCTGGCCTCGCCGCAGGCGTGTCGAGGAGACCGATTTTGAAACGACGGTGGCGGCGAGCGCCCCAGCGACAGCAAGTGTGGCGACAGCCGCCCTCAGCGTAAAGTGCAGGCGTTTAGATCGCATTTCGTACCCCTTATTGCGAGTTGCCCTTCATGAGCCGAGCGAATCCGCCGCGGGGGCGGATCGTCGTTGTAGTCCACGGGAGCCAAGGCAGAGCGTCCACTGAAGTGCGGAAAGAGTTGCACGCTAGCGCCTTCAGCTTCCGGCTGTCA harbors:
- a CDS encoding sialidase family protein; the protein is MPAALARHLERLKALPSNGGESPEGPGSAAEAAFLQRAFPDADIPADRIQSARDSHGFHREKGFPRGEDRRGRWSKIGPSDAVYPFFALRTSAIYVPNEYVAGGRTTSLALAGECEPGECTLYAGPAGGGIWRTKDALAQHPHWKYLSTPFEINSIGSIAVDPNDHTGKTIWVGTGEANACSSGCEAGVGLYKSTDGGDTWIGPLGQPVFNARGVGTIAIKPGDPNTVYAASTRAIRGASSSCCGGAVSIIPGAAKWGLYRSTDGGASWTFIHNGAATTAGCTGDATEAGNGTPCSPRGVRRVLFDPSNPNILYAGSYARGVWRSSDGGTTWTAIKASLSPGTTTTRPELAVTTLPNGKTRMYVAEGASGAPFSQLFRSDDVATGVPSFASLTSANPADSGFGSFNYCGGQCWYDNFVVTPAGYPDTVYLGGSYQYGETGGISNGRGVVLSTDAGVSFTDMTMDATDPVHPNGIHPDQHFLVVNPNNPSQFFESGDGGIVRASGEFADVSSNCLPRGLSGPALSRCQQLLSRVPTRIESVNRGLSTLQFQSVSYNPFDVDDVQGGTQDNGTWETDGNHVKWTETMVGDGGQSGFDVADRHFRFHTFAGQGADVNFNDGAVGDWNWIGDPLFNGEAAEFYVPIISDPKVSGTMFTGTSHVWRTKTHGLGSMTLDVLRLHCNEWTGDFAVTCGDWQPLGDPGSAGRLTAASFGDRAGGDLAAVQRAPGDTSTLWAATSRGRVFISKNADGEPAAAVTFSRIDVSSSPGRYVTGIHIKANNPNHAWISYSGFNASTPSTPGHVFEVVYDPLSGTATWTDRSYDLGDMPITAVVRDDANGDLYAASDFGVVLLDDGATSWTQAAPGMPNVEVAGLTIVPSGRRLYAASHGLSAWSLRLREDEDN
- a CDS encoding carboxypeptidase-like regulatory domain-containing protein; translation: MYCTALRYPDYVTNLAAWSTSGDEFGLAPPLDPPVAVFTSPGVVTPLRQGNIYVRAKFAGEYGSSPHSYAVDPSAPPVVLAPLSGQVYEDNGKYTAIPDVTVEIIDGAYNTGKRAMTLSNGFYNIDHLRMAVPFTARASRPGYQTQVLTHPGLTDDINGYPDNNSLHFYLKRL